TTGAACTTATCGCCAATCTTTAGCCCGCTTACATTAGCCTCGAACTTTGGAAGAAGGTAGCCAGCGCCAAAAATAAATTCCATTGGCCTTTCAGCAGTAACAGTTTCGATTACGTTACCATCTACGGTTAGCTGGTAGGTTAGTGAAACAACAGCGTCTTTTGAAATATTCATCGATAAAAAATTAAATTTCAACAATAAAGGAAGGTTCCCCTTCCCAGAAAGTGCAAAACTAAACAAATAATATTATTCCTCGGTTCAGCCGTTAACTTTTATTTAGTGAAGCGACACGTAAATCATCATAAATTATTACCCGCGATTTTCGCGCAAATGGCTAAACAGCAAAGTCTATTGCCCATTTCTTTGATTGCTCAAAATAAAGAACGAACTTTAAACACTCCGACCGCTTCTTTGTATAAGAGAATAAAACATCCAACGCCATGAACATCGTAATTACAGGTGCGAGTAAAGGTATCGGCTTCGAAGCAGCCAAGCACCTTGCCGCCGCCGGCGACCACACCATTGTTGCCATCGCCCGAAACGAGGAGAACCTTAAGCAGCTCAAGAACGCCTGCCTGCACGAGAATATTAGGGCAAGGGTCTTCCCTATTCCGTTCGATTTGGGCGTGCTAAACGGCATAGAGGCGCTCCTCGTTAAGCAGATCCTCGCGGTTATCCCCAACGTTGATATCCTTATCAACAATGCGGGGGTGCTCGTAAACAGACCATTTGCCGATACCACTATCGAAGATATCCAGGAAACCATTAGCACCAACTACCTAGCCCCTTCGCTGCTGATAAAGGCGCTGCTGCCGCACCTCACCAGCGGCGCGCACGTGGTTAACATCGCCAGCATGGGCGGCTTCCAGGGAAGCGCTAAGTTCGCCGGGCTATCGGCCTACAGCGCGGCCAAGGGCGCCATTGCCATACTCACAGAGTGCCTGGCCGAGGAGTACAAGGGTAGCGGATTCCGCTTCAACTGCCTGGCCTTTGGGGCGGTGAATACCGAGATGTTCCAGCAGGCATTCCCCGGCCATACCGCACCG
This window of the uncultured Acetobacteroides sp. genome carries:
- a CDS encoding SDR family oxidoreductase, which translates into the protein MNIVITGASKGIGFEAAKHLAAAGDHTIVAIARNEENLKQLKNACLHENIRARVFPIPFDLGVLNGIEALLVKQILAVIPNVDILINNAGVLVNRPFADTTIEDIQETISTNYLAPSLLIKALLPHLTSGAHVVNIASMGGFQGSAKFAGLSAYSAAKGAIAILTECLAEEYKGSGFRFNCLAFGAVNTEMFQQAFPGHTAPLEAADMGKFVADFALNQARYFNGKVIPVSSTTP